Proteins encoded by one window of Musa acuminata AAA Group cultivar baxijiao chromosome BXJ2-9, Cavendish_Baxijiao_AAA, whole genome shotgun sequence:
- the LOC135622703 gene encoding protein ANTAGONIST OF LIKE HETEROCHROMATIN PROTEIN 1-like, whose amino-acid sequence MAPPKKSKKPKRKAKDPSKLGDRSNAAHVELKAGDTEWWYTFWHKNGGSPGIAIPSDEDEAFKYFFRVSKKTFEYICSLVRQDLVSRPPSGLINIEGRLLSVEKQVAIAMRRLASGESQVSVGAAFGVGQSTVSQVTWRFIESMEERARHHLRWPDADRIEQIKTKLETAFGLPNCCGAVDATHIIMTLPAVESSDDWCDQESNYSMFLQGIVDHELRFLDIVTGWPGSMTISRLLKCSGFFKLCESGRRLNGPIKMSSEKAEIREFIVGDATYPLLPWLMTPYEGKNLSSSMIGFNAKQKAARLLAARALSQLKGGWRILHKVMWRPDKHKLPSIILVCCLLHNIIIDTGDELNADVALSNHHDAGYKEQSSQQVDPQGKAMRETLTRHSSCDDVSC is encoded by the exons ATGGCGCCTCCGAAGAAATCCAAGAAACCCAAACGCAAGGCGAAGGATCCATCGAAGCTCGGCGACAGATCCAACGCCGCTCATGTGGAGCTCAAGGCCGGGGACACAGAGTGGTGGTACACCTTCTGGCACAAGAACGGTGGCTCGCCCG GGATCGCTATTCCTTCTGATGAAGACGAAGCTTTCAAGTATTTCTTTCGGGTGTCAAAGAAGACTTTTGAGTACATATGTTCACTTGTGAGACAGGATCTGGTTTCAAGGCCTCCTTCAGGTCTTATAAATATTGAAGGGAGGCTTCTAAGCGTCGAGAAGCAAGTTGCCATTGCAATGAGAAGATTAGCATCTGGTGAATCCCAAGTATCAGTTGGTGCCGCCTTTGGAGTTGGACAATCTACTGTTTCTCAAGTCACATGGAGATTTATCGAGTCCATGGAAGAGCGAGCCAGACATCATCTCAGGTGGCCTGATGCAGACAGGATAGAGCAGATCAAAACCAAATTGGAGACAGCCTTTGGATTGCCTAACTGCTGTGGAGCCGTAGATGCAACCCATATTATAATGACGCTTCCTGCAGTGGAATCGTCAGATGATTGGTGCGACCAAGAGAGCAATTACAGCATGTTCTTGCAAGGAATCGTGGACCATGAACTGAGATTCCTTGACATTGTGACCGGTTGGCCTGGAAGCATGACTATTTCCCGCCTATTGAAGTGCTCAGGTTTTTTTAAACTCTGTGAGAGTGGGAGGCGGCTAAACGGTCCTATTAAAATGTCTTCAGAGAAGGCAGAGATCAGAGAATTCATCGTAGGAGATGCAACCTACCCCCTTCTTCCATGGCTCATGACTCCATACGAGGGCAAAAACTTGTCCTCTTCAATGATCGGCTTCAATGCCAAACAAAAGGCTGCAAGGTTGCTTGCAGCGAGGGCGTTGTCTCAATTAAAGGGTGGCTGGAGGATCCTACACAAAGTCATGTGGAGACCAGATAAGCACAAGTTACCTAGCATTATACTCGTGTGCTGTCTGCTTCATAACATTATCATTGACACCGGCGATGAGTTAAATGCGGATGTTGCTTTATCGAACCATCATGATGCTGGTTACAAAGAGCAAAGCTCTCAGCAGGTGGATCCCCAAGGTAAGGCTATGAGAGAGACCCTAACCAGACATTCGTCGTGTGATGACGTGTCGTGTTGA